A genome region from bacterium SCSIO 12844 includes the following:
- a CDS encoding cob(I)yrinic acid a,c-diamide adenosyltransferase, giving the protein MGYRLSKLYTKTGDKKKTKTATNQVLIKDHPKITLNGELDELNSWLGLIQSFLQSDQKIVCDLLLTLQHQLFDFGGEITLPEYQKITQETINYIENKIDQFNDQLPPLKEFILPGGNQAASFCHIARAVSRRCERHLVSLSRYEKLSEYLLIYLNRLSDLLFVLARYLNVSKDQPEIYWQSHRTMK; this is encoded by the coding sequence ATGGGCTATCGTTTATCTAAGCTATATACAAAAACTGGTGATAAGAAAAAAACAAAAACAGCAACCAACCAAGTATTGATTAAAGATCATCCAAAAATCACGCTCAATGGTGAATTAGATGAGTTAAATTCATGGTTGGGTTTAATCCAAAGCTTTCTTCAATCCGATCAGAAAATAGTTTGTGACTTACTACTTACTCTGCAACATCAATTATTTGACTTTGGTGGAGAAATTACATTACCTGAATATCAAAAAATTACTCAAGAGACAATAAATTATATAGAAAATAAAATTGATCAGTTTAATGATCAACTGCCACCTTTAAAAGAATTTATTTTACCTGGAGGAAATCAGGCTGCATCATTCTGTCATATAGCTCGAGCTGTATCTCGACGTTGTGAACGACATCTTGTCAGTTTATCTAGGTATGAAAAATTAAGTGAATATTTATTAATTTATTTGAATCGTTTATCTGATTTGTTATTTGTGTTGGCTAGATACTTAAATGTATCAAAAGACCAGCCAGAGATATATTGGCAGAGTCACAGAACAATGAAATAA
- the tsaB gene encoding tRNA (adenosine(37)-N6)-threonylcarbamoyltransferase complex dimerization subunit type 1 TsaB codes for MKILALDTSTDSCSVALLVDQSVYGKTILQARKHNELVIPTIDDLLKEQQVNMEDIDYFACGIGPGSFVGVRLGVSVIQGLAYAIDKPVIAFSSMSAIAIMVMEKEKLSQIQVGLDARMDDIYYGHYRKKVSGIVETVVEKGIHTSALELDYQTKDLVGDGFKINDDHYQQHVAGPLSLRFIMPTLLDQIASKQTLSEIEMLQPVYLQGVKNWKKRAK; via the coding sequence ATGAAAATATTGGCATTAGATACTTCTACAGATAGTTGTAGTGTTGCATTATTAGTTGATCAATCTGTTTATGGCAAGACAATTTTACAGGCTCGTAAGCATAATGAGTTAGTGATTCCAACGATTGATGATTTATTAAAAGAGCAGCAAGTTAATATGGAAGATATTGACTATTTTGCTTGTGGCATTGGCCCAGGAAGCTTTGTTGGAGTAAGGTTAGGTGTCTCTGTAATACAAGGCTTAGCCTATGCAATAGATAAACCAGTCATTGCTTTTTCATCTATGAGTGCCATTGCGATTATGGTGATGGAAAAGGAAAAACTGAGTCAAATTCAAGTTGGTCTTGATGCAAGAATGGATGATATTTATTATGGCCATTATCGTAAAAAAGTAAGTGGAATTGTTGAAACAGTGGTTGAAAAAGGTATTCATACAAGTGCATTAGAACTTGACTATCAAACAAAGGATTTAGTTGGTGATGGATTTAAAATTAATGATGACCATTATCAACAGCATGTTGCAGGCCCATTGTCATTACGCTTTATTATGCCAACTTTATTAGATCAAATTGCTTCAAAGCAGACGCTTAGTGAAATTGAGATGTTGCAGCCTGTTTACTTACAAGGAGTTAAGAATTGGAAAAAACGAGCTAAATAG
- a CDS encoding aquaporin family protein has protein sequence MDHAFIGELVGTMFLILFGGGVVAGVLLKHSKAENSGWIVITAGWGFAVMIGVYMAQAGGSAQADINPIVSIAKYFFGIYSNIGHVIMLIIAQIVGAIIGGVLVWLSYLPHWKATDNQRFKLLVFSTSPEIKSPFSNLLCEVIASFSLIVFVAALLKYYNHQWVTVDIPYVFGFAVWAIGLSLGGPTGYAINPARDFGPRIAHSILPIANKGSSEWSYAWVPIIGPVIGCFFGILFAKLLFI, from the coding sequence ATGGATCATGCGTTTATTGGAGAGTTAGTTGGTACAATGTTTCTGATTCTTTTTGGAGGTGGGGTTGTTGCAGGTGTTTTATTAAAACATTCTAAAGCAGAGAATTCAGGTTGGATTGTGATAACAGCAGGGTGGGGCTTTGCAGTTATGATTGGTGTCTATATGGCACAGGCTGGTGGCTCAGCCCAGGCTGATATTAATCCAATTGTTTCAATTGCAAAGTATTTTTTTGGAATTTATTCTAATATTGGCCATGTGATAATGTTAATTATTGCACAAATCGTTGGTGCAATAATTGGTGGTGTACTTGTTTGGCTTTCTTATCTACCACATTGGAAAGCGACTGATAACCAAAGGTTTAAATTGTTAGTATTTTCAACTTCTCCTGAGATAAAGTCTCCTTTTTCTAATCTATTATGTGAAGTGATAGCTAGTTTTTCATTAATCGTATTTGTAGCAGCACTTTTAAAATATTATAACCATCAGTGGGTAACCGTAGATATTCCTTATGTTTTTGGTTTTGCAGTATGGGCAATTGGCTTATCTTTAGGTGGGCCAACAGGTTATGCAATTAACCCCGCACGTGATTTTGGACCAAGAATTGCGCATAGCATTTTACCGATTGCTAATAAAGGCTCATCTGAGTGGTCATATGCTTGGGTTCCTATTATAGGGCCTGTCATTGGCTGTTTTTTCGGTATTTTATTTGCAAAATTACTATTTATTTAG
- a CDS encoding sugar porter family MFS transporter has protein sequence MPSDDQNSNMSAKIMLFSIAIAGMLYGYDIGVINGVFLFVKKDIPMTDQQLSIIAAAVLGGGALATLIAGFLADWLGRRVMVRISGVIFIIGVLLVTFANSYEELLLGRLIQGVSVGIITIVTPLYLAESMPTNLRGRGIVSFQLLLTFGIAIATASGLLFLGDGNWRGMFLTAVIPAIILLVVSLFIKESPRWLALKGRFSEAYNVLCFSNTQDEANKQLAEMKQTLGQKNNVVMFKLLFQKKYIFALLLVCAIGILNQLTGINVFLQFSATILKGSGLESNQASLLGGTTIAVVNFIVTIITFMIVDRFERKTLVAYGTAGIVISLAFCALMYQLLPDNQLKGYLVLVGLIGYIISFAFGPGALVWTLLSELLPSRIRSRGMAVALFLNSAASAILASEFLPMVNQLGYSGAFWLFSCFTSIYFILVVLFVPKTKGKTLEEIERAYNNKQQNIVKT, from the coding sequence ATGCCGTCGGATGACCAAAACTCTAATATGAGTGCTAAAATAATGCTATTTTCAATCGCCATCGCGGGTATGTTATATGGATATGATATCGGTGTAATTAATGGTGTATTTTTATTTGTAAAAAAAGATATTCCTATGACGGATCAACAGTTATCAATTATTGCTGCAGCTGTTTTAGGTGGTGGCGCACTAGCAACGTTAATAGCAGGGTTTTTAGCAGACTGGCTAGGCCGAAGAGTCATGGTTCGTATATCAGGTGTTATTTTTATTATTGGTGTTTTATTAGTGACATTTGCTAATAGCTATGAAGAATTATTATTGGGAAGGTTAATTCAAGGTGTTTCAGTGGGTATTATTACGATTGTAACGCCTTTATATTTAGCAGAATCCATGCCGACAAATTTGCGTGGTCGCGGTATTGTTTCTTTTCAGTTGTTATTAACATTTGGTATTGCCATTGCAACGGCATCAGGTCTTTTATTTCTAGGCGATGGAAATTGGCGAGGTATGTTTCTAACTGCAGTGATTCCAGCGATTATATTATTGGTAGTATCTCTCTTTATTAAAGAATCACCTCGTTGGTTAGCATTAAAGGGGCGGTTTTCAGAAGCTTATAACGTGTTATGTTTTAGTAATACTCAAGATGAAGCTAACAAACAGTTAGCAGAGATGAAGCAAACATTAGGTCAGAAAAATAATGTTGTAATGTTTAAGCTCTTATTTCAGAAAAAGTATATTTTTGCACTTTTATTGGTTTGTGCAATTGGCATATTAAACCAATTAACTGGGATTAATGTATTCTTACAATTTAGTGCAACCATATTAAAAGGGTCTGGCTTAGAAAGTAATCAGGCTTCTTTATTAGGAGGAACAACCATTGCGGTTGTTAATTTTATTGTCACTATTATCACATTTATGATTGTTGATCGTTTTGAGCGAAAAACATTAGTTGCATATGGTACAGCAGGTATTGTTATTTCACTAGCTTTTTGTGCATTGATGTATCAGTTATTGCCAGATAACCAACTAAAAGGCTATCTAGTGTTAGTTGGTTTAATTGGCTATATAATTAGCTTTGCATTTGGGCCTGGTGCTTTAGTCTGGACACTTTTATCTGAGTTATTACCATCAAGAATTCGTAGTCGTGGGATGGCAGTGGCATTATTTTTAAATAGTGCAGCCTCAGCAATTTTGGCATCTGAGTTTTTACCTATGGTAAATCAATTAGGCTATAGTGGTGCTTTCTGGTTATTTTCTTGCTTTACGTCAATCTATTTTATCCTAGTTGTGCTATTTGTACCAAAAACAAAAGGAAAAACACTGGAAGAAATTGAAAGAGCGTATAATAATAAACAGCAGAATATAGTTAAAACGTGA